The following coding sequences lie in one Arachis ipaensis cultivar K30076 chromosome B05, Araip1.1, whole genome shotgun sequence genomic window:
- the LOC110272039 gene encoding uncharacterized protein LOC110272039: protein MATRGQGRSPIRRDYEGNPSTDNHAELMSAMTNLANTIQAGTAMATDALQQTRQSVGGENEEGAEDNLVSVPRTLAAFLKADSPVFDGLINSAEADNWFKAVEGALQAQQVRSNQFVEYMEAFYKKHLDESLREARELELLQLKQESMTIAEYTSKFEELCRSSRISQGTPESYEGWKCVKYKVGLREDIMCVVAPLEIRRFSELVDKATIVEDYAKEATLERNVHGGTSGKVRGKYVPSRGQNFKMGKRAPQRLQGQGHIE, encoded by the exons ATGGCTACTCGCGGACAAGGTCGGTCACCTATACGGAGAGATTATGAGGGTAACCCTTCGACAGATAATCACGCTGAACTTATGTCGGCGATGACTAACTTAGCTAACACGATTCAAGCGGGCACTGCTATGGCTACTGATGCTTTGCAACAAACAAGGCAATCAGTCGGGGGCGAAAATGAAGAAGGTGCTGAGGACAACTTAGTTAGTGTTCCGAGAACTCTAGCTGCTTTTCTGAAAGCTGATTCGCCAGTTTTCGATGGATTGATAAATTCTGCTGAAGCAGACAACTGGTTCAAAGCTGTGGAGGGTGCATTACAAGCTCAACAAGTCCGGAGTAATCAGTTCGTGGAATATATG GAAGCTTTCTACAAAAAGCACTTGGATGAATCATTAAGGGAGGCCAGAGAGTTGGAGCTCTTACAGTTGAAGCAAGAGTCCATGACCATAGCTGAATACACCAGCAAGTTCGAGGAACTCTGTAGGTCCTCGAGAATAAGTCAGGGTACTCCTGAGTCCTATGAGGGATGGAAATGTGTCAAATACAAAGTAGGGCTGAGGGAAGATATCATGTGTGTTGTGGCTCCATTGGAGATTAGGAGATTCTCTGAATTGGTGGACAAGGCAACGATTGTTGAAGATTATGCCAAGGAGGCGACTTTGGAGAGAAATGTTCATGGCGGTACCAGTGGTAAAGTTCGTGGGAAGTATGTTCCATCAAGAGGCCAAAATTTCAAGATGGGTAAACGTGCCCCTCAGCGTCTCCAAGGTCAAGGGCATATCGAGTAG